In Runella sp. SP2, the genomic window AAAGTGGCCTGCCCGCCCCCAACCAAAAAGGTAATAGTAAAGTGCTTCGGGGCGGTAGCTATTTCAACGACCGCATCAACTGCCGTGTTCGTTACCGCATCAGCCGCTCCCCCGTCAACCGCATCATTAACTATGGTTTTCGGCTGGCTTTTTCCTCCCTTCAAACCGAAACGAATCTATGAAGCGTGAGGAGAGACGAGGAAATAAATGAGTTTCCAATTGTCATGCCGACGAAGGAGGCATCTAAATATTACAGAATTATAGGCACTTAAATGAGTAAAAAGACAAATTTGCAAGTGAGGTAGCAAAAGCAAAACTACCTGAATGTCAAACTATAATATACAAATAAGTCTCAAGTAGTTTTGCACAATTACTTGTCCTAAAATTAGTCATTTTTTTAGATTAGCATGAACGAATTAACCTCCTTTTTAGACACTCAAGGATTTACAAAAGCAGCGAAAATCGACACGCTGAAAGTAACCCTTTCTCCCGTCAAACATGAAGATGATAATGTTGACATTCCAAGCCCCGATAAACGGTATTATTGGGATGGGAAGGTGTTTGGGTTGCATGTTAGTAATGTAGAGTGGGAGGCTAGCGTATGGGATACTCTGATAGCGTTGCTCACTAAAAATAAAGCCAAGATAGAAGTTTTATACTTGGGTAATACCGATAGAGAGGGACTAAGTGTAGCGTCTTTCCCAGCACTTCACTACTTAAACCTTTTTGCCAACCATAGGATTAAGACATTAACCCTCAAGGATTGCCCCCAATTAGCAAGCCTCAGAACCTATGGTTGTGACGTTTTACAAAAAATAGAATTAAGAGGTACTTTTCTAAAATTAGAAAAGTTGGATGTGTCGTACTGCCCAAGCCTTGATGAACTGATTTTCCCTACTCACTTTCCAAAACTCCGTTTTCTTCATGCTATCGAAACCAAACTGGAAAACGATTACATAACTTTGGGGGGGTATTTCGATGGGGAGTTGCGGGAAAAAATTTCAGTAGTTAGAAGACAAAACAGTATTACAACATTATTAAAACCCTTAGAGCAGGAAATTGACGTATTACTTTCTGAGAATATTAATTACGATGAATTTGGCAATATCATTTTCCTTGATTTAGGGCATTTGGGGTTATCTAAATTACCCGAATCTTTGTTCAAAATTCAAACCTTAGAACACTTATGTTTAGGCTCTTATTATCCACAGGAGTTAAACGAATTCACCAATGTAACCTATGTAGCATCAAAATATTCTAAAGAATATCCAAACAGAAACAATAAATTTATCTCCGAGTCTTTAAAAAACTTAGCTCAATTTGAAAATATAAAAAGTTTATTCTTAAACTCAATTGGGCTAAACAATTTAGATTTTTTAAAAGGAATATCCGCCTTAGTAAGTTTAGATATTTCGGGCAACACTTCACTAATTAATTTTTCCTCTTTATTGAATCTCAAAGAATTAAAGTTATTTCACGCCTCTTCAATTCCATCACTAACTAATGAGAATTTAAAATTACCAAAGCATACTATTAATTTATCATTAAGTAATTGTCATTTAGAATCTATGGTTTTTTTAAATGATTTGGAAAACCCTCAAATAGTTTTTTTAGATGGAAATAAAATAGAAACCAAAGAATTGATTGATTTTATTTGGTCAGAGGGTAAGCTTCTAGAAAAAAATTTTAATTTTATTACGAATACTATCCCTATATATAAAGGCATATATATCCAAAACAATCCTATCGATGAAGGATTTTTGAGGTTATTTGACGAAACAGATAACATTAAGAAGACAGAGTTAATAATAAATTATATCAAAAATTATTTTAAAGAAGACGAGGAAATAAAAGTAAAATTTATCAAGCTCATTCTAATTGGAAACACTCGTGCAGGAAAAACTACACTTTACGATATTATCACTCAAAACACCCCTGCTAAATCGGACGAGCCTTCTACTCATGGTGTAAATATTTTCCAAATAGATGAAGAGAAAGAGGAAGAACGTTTTATAATTAAGGGGTACGACTTTGGTGGGCAAGACTACTATCATAGTACGCATTGGGCTTATTTTAGCACTAATAACACGGTTTACAGCTTAGTTTTTCGCAGTGATTGGGAGGATAAATTTTATATTCATGACAATGAGTTAACCTATCCACTTGATTATTGGTTAGATTCCATTCGAAAAATTTCAAGAATTGAAAATAATGCTTCTACCATCGATGATATTCATGTTCAACTCATTCAAAACAAATACGGAGAAGCAATTCAAGACCTAAATGTAAAATCTACTAAAGAGAGTTTCAAAGAGTTAAATATCGTTTATTACAAAGATAACGAGCATAATCTTAAAGATATTTTGAAAGGTTCCGATTCAGGGTACCGTGAAAAATTTCTTCAAAACCTTAGAGGTAAAGCTCAAATTAGAGGTATTCAGAAAAAACAATTAGAGTTTATAAAGTTTTTGAAGGAGAAAACCGATTTAGGTATTTTACCTCGAAAGATAGTATTTGAATATAATGAAAAACTTGAATGGATTGAGGCAGCCTTAAAAAATGCTCATAATACCTATGATATTATTGATTTGAAAGGTAATAAAAACGCAAGTGAATATCAATTTCTGAAGGATTATATTATCACAGATATTTCTAAATTTAACAACTATATTTTCCTTATTTTAGAACGCGGAGGAGACGCTTATTTCACTGAAGATGATGCAAGAGACAAAATAGAAAACCAACCAACAATTGAATTTCAGAAAAAGGGATTAGTTTCATTTCTTGCAGATGTAAACTACCTTAAATTTGTAATAGAATTTATCCAACTATATAAAATTGCCTTTAAACTGCCAAATGAAAATGGCAAATACTTAGCCCCTGCATTTTTATCAGAAAAACTAAGTAAGCCAGAAGAGTTATTTATCAAAACCTTCCAAAAACCAATTTTCGAGTATAGATTTCGTGCTTTTTACCATGGAAATATCTTTACTGAGATAGTTTTGGAGTTTATTAAAGAGTTGCTCAAAGAAAATAAATGGATGTATTTATTGAAGAAAAACCATGTATTTCTGCATGACAAAAACGAAACAAGATTCCTGTACGTAAACTTCGGTTTAGACAAAAAAGAAAATTTTCCTATTTTGAAAATATATAATCATAGTTTATATGGTGTGAGTGACACCTTTATCGAAAAAACGCATAAAAATTTAGATAAGATAATGAATTTTCCTATTTTCCCCGATAATATAGAATCAGAGTCAGAGGAAGAAAAGAGGAGGATAGAAGAGGAATTTGAAATAAAATTAAAAGATTTTACGATTGAGAAAATCGTATATAACAAGTACAAAGAAGCTTTAGGGTTTAAGGAACTTATATGTCAGAAAAACATGAGTGAAAATAACAAAGACAGTCAATCTATTTATTATCAAAGCAAATTTTTTAGAAAGGGAGA contains:
- a CDS encoding TIR domain-containing protein, producing the protein MNELTSFLDTQGFTKAAKIDTLKVTLSPVKHEDDNVDIPSPDKRYYWDGKVFGLHVSNVEWEASVWDTLIALLTKNKAKIEVLYLGNTDREGLSVASFPALHYLNLFANHRIKTLTLKDCPQLASLRTYGCDVLQKIELRGTFLKLEKLDVSYCPSLDELIFPTHFPKLRFLHAIETKLENDYITLGGYFDGELREKISVVRRQNSITTLLKPLEQEIDVLLSENINYDEFGNIIFLDLGHLGLSKLPESLFKIQTLEHLCLGSYYPQELNEFTNVTYVASKYSKEYPNRNNKFISESLKNLAQFENIKSLFLNSIGLNNLDFLKGISALVSLDISGNTSLINFSSLLNLKELKLFHASSIPSLTNENLKLPKHTINLSLSNCHLESMVFLNDLENPQIVFLDGNKIETKELIDFIWSEGKLLEKNFNFITNTIPIYKGIYIQNNPIDEGFLRLFDETDNIKKTELIINYIKNYFKEDEEIKVKFIKLILIGNTRAGKTTLYDIITQNTPAKSDEPSTHGVNIFQIDEEKEEERFIIKGYDFGGQDYYHSTHWAYFSTNNTVYSLVFRSDWEDKFYIHDNELTYPLDYWLDSIRKISRIENNASTIDDIHVQLIQNKYGEAIQDLNVKSTKESFKELNIVYYKDNEHNLKDILKGSDSGYREKFLQNLRGKAQIRGIQKKQLEFIKFLKEKTDLGILPRKIVFEYNEKLEWIEAALKNAHNTYDIIDLKGNKNASEYQFLKDYIITDISKFNNYIFLILERGGDAYFTEDDARDKIENQPTIEFQKKGLVSFLADVNYLKFVIEFIQLYKIAFKLPNENGKYLAPAFLSEKLSKPEELFIKTFQKPIFEYRFRAFYHGNIFTEIVLEFIKELLKENKWMYLLKKNHVFLHDKNETRFLYVNFGLDKKENFPILKIYNHSLYGVSDTFIEKTHKNLDKIMNFPIFPDNIESESEEEKRRIEEEFEIKLKDFTIEKIVYNKYKEALGFKELICQKNMSENNKDSQSIYYQSKFFRKGDYKLFLPKHKQIKYPMKKIFISYSKFDEKYKEELKSHLITLKRRDLIETFDDRDIESGDKFDHVIKQKIKDCDVFICLISVNFLNVDYIIEQEIPLAISEGKTVLPIVIKPCDWYEMPLFKGIEDKSLNLGAFNAHDKATILTLRPEYKGKRDEQGNKQIKEFTETERDFMWFQVVEEIKKIIARTT